Sequence from the Kogia breviceps isolate mKogBre1 chromosome X, mKogBre1 haplotype 1, whole genome shotgun sequence genome:
AACACTATCCTGGAAAAGCAACCTAGAGGACATCCCCTATTCATGGGATATGGAGCATTAAATTTAGAGAAGGCCAGtgttattaaagaaatgtaagttttaggaagagagggaagaaagggagcagTGATTAGTTGTTGTGAGCTATGAAATGGGCGGGTTTATATACTGTTTTGTCTCAAACTTGGGGCTATGTTTAGTGAGTCACCTTACCTTTATCTCTGCTAGTGTAGGATTATAGCTTTGAGCATGTGTTTTTAGGTTAAGGAATTATTTAAATGTCAGAGATTACACTAGAGTTTGAGCTTTCACCCTTAAGTTACCTGACCAcaaattgttttcaaattaaaCACTTGTTTCAGAATGTCtttcctagggaaaaaaaaaaaccaacagctTCCCTCAGCAGTTCTTAGGAAAGTCTCTCAATTGAGGTCTACCTAACTGTATATAAGGCCACGTATTTCCCAACTTGAATATGTCTATCAAtttgatttggaaaaataatttttctttgcttgcTTATGTTTTGTGCTGAATGTATTACAAGTACCCAAGGCTTTTCCATATTTGCCTTTGATGAGAAGCACGTAAGAAGCAAAACCTTTGGTATTGTTGCctcacctgtgaatgactgcaaaTAAATCCTCCGTTGTTCGAGGTTTATTTGGAGACACAAACACACTTTCTGCTTCAGCCTGAGAGTCTTCACTTAGTGGTGAAATCACAGAGTCATCACTCGGTGACGATTCTTAAATTAAGAACAAAAGCATCTTTAGGAAGAAGTCACCCAGCACGCTGCTGGGCTTCACTGACTCAGGGAACAACTAAGCAACAGTTACCtgaccaccatttttttttttttttctttttttggcggtacgcgggcctctcactgctgtggcctctcccgttgcggagcacaggctctggacgcgcaggctcagcggccatggctcacgggcccagccactctgtggcatgtgggatcctcccggaccggggcacgaacccgtgtctcctgcatcggcaggcggattctcaaccactgcgccgccagggaagcccccgaccaccatttttaaaatgaatgagctATCTGTCACACTTAGTCCCTCCATGATAAAAGCTTTTATCTTAATTGTTTTAATAAGTGAAAAGAAGGAGGGAAACCAATACCCAGGGCTGTACTGTATTGTGGGGaaggtaagaaagaaaaacttcagGAAGTGCCACGAGACACCTTCCCATTGTGACAAAGGCGTCAACAACTGACCTTTCAGTGAAACCTCATCCACACTTCCTTGGGTCTCCTCTGCTCCGCTGTTATCAGAGGCACTTTTGGCTGAAATACCTGAAGCAACTTTTTCCTGCTCAGAACATTTTTCAGGGCATGGATTTACAGTTGATATCTCTGCTTCATAGCTGATATTCCCAGGCACTTTGTCATGGTGGCGGCTCATCCCAAGTTGATGCTTAAGTTGATTGCTTATGTCTGTGACTCTAGTTGGTGAGTTTGACTGAGATGTGAGCACGTCCACAGACTCAGGGTATGCAGCTTCCTCCCGATCTACAGAAGATACTTTCTGGACCTGCGCTAGGGCACCATCTGGACCAGCTCCACACTGTAGTATTTTACCATCCAAATCATTTGGGCGAGCAGCAGAGACCCTCTGAAATCCTTCTGTGGGAAAGTCACAACTTTTACTTGGTGTGTTTTCTGGAATAGGCTCACTCTCCATATGTATTTGGTCTTTTGTGACCCTTGAATCTAGAAGATTGGTACCAGCTGAGGTTACTGTTTCTGGATCACAGTGATTCTTCACATCAAAAGAACGGGTTTTTTCTAATTGTAGTTTATCTGGTTCCATCTCAACTGCAGAGGAGTCTAAAAAGGACAATATGCTATCTTCAGTGGAGTACTGACATGATAGTGATTTCTTAGTCATATGTGGCCTAATCTTACCTGGAGACAGGGCAGCCATGGTGAGAGTGCTTTCCTCTAAGGGGAGCTCTGTATTGTTGCCTTCTTTTTGCTTAACTTCTTCAGACCTACTGATGGACCTAAGGTTAACAGATTTCAGGACTGTTGGTGTAATTGCAAGAGACGGTGGAGGATTTGACCTCAGGGTTTCTCCTACTGCGTTTTGCTTATTATGACTGAAAACATGCAATGGGTGACGGTGGTGGAATGGTTTATTTAAGACATTATGAAGAGCACTTAGGTCAAGATGGGTAGGAGGTATAATTGGAAGTTCAAGGTCTTTACCCAGTGATAGAACTCCATCTTTTAAAGAGGGTTGCTGTAGTGAGGATTTCCTTTCTGggacttttggttttcttttgctaCCTCCAGGAGACAATGGGCCAGAAAAGAAAGCTGTAGGGAAAGAGGACGTTGGCGTTTCAGACTGGCTTGAGTAGCCGCTTGATGGAGATGCCAAGCCAGCCAGCTTTTCTGGTGAAGCCAGTTTAAACTCATTGTcaacagaaggaagggagggggtggtggCTCTAGATTCTGACTGGGATGTTTGGGATTCAGAGCTCTCTGGAGATTTGATGCATTCGATAACTGTGGTACCCGTAGCAGTGCTTGAATTAGATAAAGATCTGTAAGGATCATTTGTTTTCAAGTCATTTAGAAGCCAGAGGTCTGCATAGTGAGTTGATTCAGCACCTTCATCTTTGAATGGTGGAACATCTGGAGTGTCTAACTGAGGTTCCTTAATGCCATGTTCACTCTGGTTCATCCAAGAAGGTTCCTGCTTGGTGGGCAAATTGGCATTTTCCATTCGAGAAGGCGTGTTGGAGAAATCAAGAGGCAGCTTCATTTCCCTGGAACTGTGAGGCAGGAGCTGGCCACTGCTTATCTTTGGTTCTTTCTTCTCAGAAATGTCTGCATTTCCATCAGACTTCCTCAATGATGAGCTACGTTTAGGTGGAGTCGGCTTTGCCTTTGGTTTCCGGAAAGAGATGCTTGGTCTCCCCTGTCTCCTGTGGTCTAAGTAGTCCTGCCAGGCACAGTCTGGAAGAGTAGGAGGAACCCCGACACCCTGGCCATTCTCTGGGCCCAGGGCTGCATAGTGACAGACATAACTCTTACTACCTTTGAGACCACAGTCAAAGTGCATGGAGGTGTAGTATCCTTCTGTGTCCACCGAAAAGTGAGAGCTAGTGTCTGCTTTGTCCGATGGAGACTTTTCCAGAAAGCTGTCGTAAGTGGCCATGCTTGTGAAGCTTGGGCAGCCCAGGCTGTCTGCCTTGGGACGCTCAGGACTAAAATCCTGGCGGCAGGAGGCATCGTGATGGTGGTGTAGGTAATTCCACTCGCTGTCACTCGTGTTGCTATTGTTGGGGTCATCCAGCAGATCTGCCACAGTGGAGGTAAAGGAGTTTGCTCGGTGACCCCTCACTTTATCCAGGTGGTCGTACTGCTCTGTCACGAAGACACTGGCGTCCTCATTAGCGTGAGGGGCTGTGTTTAGTGACAACTCCGAGTCACAGTGTGAAGAGCCAGTGAGGGGAGGAGAAGCTGCGGGAGGGATCGTCTCTGAGGTCTGTGAGGGGCATGTGGAGCTGCTCCCACTCCAGTTGCCACTGGACGACTGGTGGTCATCTTTCTGGTCCAGGTGGCTGCTGAGGAGGACGCCAGCCGTAGCGATGCAGTGGATGGGGCTCCCGAAGGTGTCCGAGTTGGAGGAGATGTCACAGCTGCCAGAGTCGGCAGCCATCCGGGACAGACGGGACCTCCCTCTCTCACTTAACTTGTGCTGGGGGCTGTGAAGATGTTGAGAACAGGCCAGGCTCAAAGCAGGCTGGTGCTCCTGTGCACTCGGGCTGCTGGGGGCGTCACTGCAATCGTTAAGGGTTCTTTCTTGGTCTCCCACGAAAGGCTCCCCCTCTTCATATGCTGAGGGTTTAACAGCAACTTTGGGCTCAGCGTCCCCACCTCTGTTGCCCTCCCTGGGAAGGCTCCGAGATCTTGTGCGGCTGCTCACTGCAGGAGTAAACGTGGTGTCGCCTTTGTCTGCCAATGCAGAAATGTTGCCAGCAGAATGAGAAAGGGAAGCTGCAATGCTTTGACCCCTCTGAGCTCTGATTCTCCTTCTGGATGGAGCAGCGATCAGAATATCCTCAGTTTGGCACTCCGAGTCCCTGGTTCCAGACCTCCTATTGACAGCGTTGGAAGGATCTGGATTTGTGTGCACAATCACATTCCTTTCCCTGGCCACGGGCGATTCATCAGAATCTAGGGCACATGGAAAGCACAGTGAGATACTTTATACATCAGCAGATGAACAGACATTCTGAGAGATGTCCACAATTCTGGGTGCCGGCATGTTGGAGCtttttcttacagaaaaaaaaaaaatcagcatataaAATTAGGAGCAAGTTAAAATGCTTTGGGCggtctctctctgtccctttacctttctctctctctctctctctctctctctctctctctctctgtatatatacacaaatacacactatatgtatgtatgtatatatacgaAGAGAAGATAAGCTCTTAGATCTTTtgtgaattctctctctcttcacgaTCAAATTACCTTGCTCCAATAAGtgtctactatttttttttttaacgaaaaTACATCTTATTTTCTTGGCCACTATACACTTTCATTTCTCAGTataaacataatgaaataaaaatcatagaaTGCATTATATGAAGTAAAAATCTTAATTACAAGAGATGctatcataataataattttaaaaaccataggAAGAGATATCTTAAACACACTgaacagaaaaaatagaaaaaaatgtcaccAAGGGTATCATATTATGAATAGTCAATATTTAATTGAGTATGCTTAAAGTTTaccttttaaagtaattaatgcCATAAAAGTATATATCTCTCCAGATAAATGTATATTTCTCTAAAAGAATCTTTCACTGAATCTTGTTAATGTATATTTCTCTAAAAGAATCTTTCATTGAATCTTgttaatttttacttaatttctgccttaataatacttttaaaacataGCAAAATATTCTATTTCAGCCATAAAATCTGAATGTATATGGCTAAATCCATAAGGTCAAGCCTTCACAGTCAAGAATGgagatttaaaaagtaataccACCTGGCTTACTGAACACAAAGCAAGTACACATCATTTCAAAACCTCTACGAGTTACAACATTGACTGTTTTTAAGGAAGCTGGTTAAAGGCTGGCTTCCATTTCTTCTCCTTATAATCGGCACTGGACAGAATGTTAACCATTAATAGTTTTATACCACACCTATTTCTTGTTGGACTCTTCTGGGGATACCCGAGATGGTTTTCCTCCTCCTCAGTTTTCGTCTCCGCTGTAGTACGGATTGTGAATGAACAAGAGAGCAGCGTATACTAGCCTCTCTGTCAAAACCAACTCCTGCAACCCACAAATAGGTCTCATTAGCCTTTAGAAATGGCAAACAAATTTTCATTTGCTTGGAACACAGTGATATTTATTGATTGGAACTAAAGGAAGAGTTTGGATTAAGCCTGTGAACAAATATAAGGGACCCCTTATTCAGCTCTTACTTAAATTATGCTGCAGTACATTAAGCTTTACTTCTAAATGCAGCTCTCCACAACAGCTTGCACTGCCAAAAGTAACaagcaaagaaggaaaatcaaaagaaagaggagagaaaaataacatcAAAGAATCACTCTCACACAGAAATGGCTCCTTAAGGACTTAAAACCTTTAGTTACTACTATTTGCTGGtctctttctgggctctctgaaGCTGATATCTTTGCATAATAGATACATAGCCAAGATGTTAACCTGAATTATTTCAGCTAAcatatcctgacccatttctgcATTAAAAGTGTCATTatgaggggtttttttcccctctacccACTCTGCACTCTGCCCaagccctacacacacacacacacacacacacacacacacacacacacacacacgcacgcacgcacgcacacaatcaatctctctctctctctctctctctctctctctctctctggaaacAACACCCTagagatgtgtttttaaaatcat
This genomic interval carries:
- the NHS gene encoding actin remodeling regulator NHS isoform X3, coding for MPFAKRIVEPQWLCRQRRPAPDPAEDANRGSAEPPPPPPLQLPGRRDEAVAPGPEDPPRAPRALPAPTDQALPPHGEAPAAGEESAAGGLEAASAAGEASSAAAAAVLLMLDLCAVSNAALARVLRQLSDVARHACSLFQELESDIQLTHRRVWALQGKLGGVQRVLGTLDPKQEAVPVSNLDIESKLSVYYRAPWHQQRNIFLPATRPPCVEELHRHARQSLQALRREHRSRSDRREQRAAVPLSIVAPPLPAYPPAHSQRRRELKDRHFLTFNSTRSPSPTECCHMTPWSRKSHPPEDEDTDVMLGQRPKNPVHNIPSTLDKQTNWRKALPLPTPEEKMKQDAQVISSCIIPINVTGVGFDREASIRCSLVHSQSVLQRRRKLRRRKTISGIPRRVQQEIDSDESPVARERNVIVHTNPDPSNAVNRRSGTRDSECQTEDILIAAPSRRRIRAQRGQSIAASLSHSAGNISALADKGDTTFTPAVSSRTRSRSLPREGNRGGDAEPKVAVKPSAYEEGEPFVGDQERTLNDCSDAPSSPSAQEHQPALSLACSQHLHSPQHKLSERGRSRLSRMAADSGSCDISSNSDTFGSPIHCIATAGVLLSSHLDQKDDHQSSSGNWSGSSSTCPSQTSETIPPAASPPLTGSSHCDSELSLNTAPHANEDASVFVTEQYDHLDKVRGHRANSFTSTVADLLDDPNNSNTSDSEWNYLHHHHDASCRQDFSPERPKADSLGCPSFTSMATYDSFLEKSPSDKADTSSHFSVDTEGYYTSMHFDCGLKGSKSYVCHYAALGPENGQGVGVPPTLPDCAWQDYLDHRRQGRPSISFRKPKAKPTPPKRSSSLRKSDGNADISEKKEPKISSGQLLPHSSREMKLPLDFSNTPSRMENANLPTKQEPSWMNQSEHGIKEPQLDTPDVPPFKDEGAESTHYADLWLLNDLKTNDPYRSLSNSSTATGTTVIECIKSPESSESQTSQSESRATTPSLPSVDNEFKLASPEKLAGLASPSSGYSSQSETPTSSFPTAFFSGPLSPGGSKRKPKVPERKSSLQQPSLKDGVLSLGKDLELPIIPPTHLDLSALHNVLNKPFHHRHPLHVFSHNKQNAVGETLRSNPPPSLAITPTVLKSVNLRSISRSEEVKQKEGNNTELPLEESTLTMAALSPDSSAVEMEPDKLQLEKTRSFDVKNHCDPETVTSAGTNLLDSRVTKDQIHMESEPIPENTPSKSCDFPTEGFQRVSAARPNDLDGKILQCGAGPDGALAQVQKVSSVDREEAAYPESVDVLTSQSNSPTRVTDISNQLKHQLGMSRHHDKVPGNISYEAEISTVNPCPEKCSEQEKVASGISAKSASDNSGAEETQGSVDEVSLKESSPSDDSVISPLSEDSQAEAESVFVSPNKPRTTEDLFAVIHRSKRKVLGRKDSGDMSVRSKSRASLGSSSSNSAGSVTSTNSNVTTPNSQRSPGLIYRNAKKSNTSNEEFKLLLLKKGSRSDSSYRMSATEILKSPILPKPPGELTAESPQSTHEAHQGTPGTEALSPLSPCSPRVNAEGLSSKNFATPASARVGRSRAPPAASSSRYSVRCRLYNAPMQAISEGETENSDGSPHDDRSSQSST